CGCCGAGCAGTATCGCCATGTCGAAATGGCGCGCGAGCTGGCTGAACACAGCGCCGCCGAAAGCGATCTCGAAACCGACTACCAGGCCGCCAGCGATCACCTTAACCTGGTACAGACGGCGGTGCGTCAGCAGGAGAAAATCGAGCGCTATGAAGCCGATCTTGATGAGTTGACCTACCGTCTGGAAGAGCAGAATGAAGTGGTGGCCGAAGCGCGCGAGGTGCAGGACGAAAGGGAAGCGCGCAGAGAAGCGGCCGAGCTGGAAGTCGATGAGCTGAAAAGCCAGCTGGCGGATTACCAGCAGGCGCTGGACGTGCAGCAAACGCGCGCGATTCAGTATCAGCAGGCGCTGGGTGCGCTGAAGCGCGCGCAGGAGATCTGCCGTCTGCCGGAGCTGAACATCGACAACGCCGAAGAGTGGCAGGAAACCTTCCAGGCACGCGAGCAGGAAGCGACGGAAACCCTGCTGCAGCTGGAGCAAAAAATGAGCGTGGCCGAGGCGGCGCACGGTCAGTTTGAACAGGCGTTCGAGCTGGTGTGCAAAATCGCCGGGCCAGTCAGCCGCAGCGAAGCCTGGCAAACCGGACGGGAACTGCTGCGCGATGCTGCCAACCAGCGTCATCAGGCTGAACAGCTCGCTTCGCTGCGCATGCGTCTCTCCGAAATGGAACAGCGCCTGCGCGAGCAGTATGAAGCGGAACGTCTGCTGAACGAGTTCTGCAAGCGTCAGGGCCAACAGTATGAGGCGCACGAGCTTGAAGCGCTGCAGCAGGAGCTGGAAGCGCGCATCGAGCAGCTGGGGCAGAGCGTCGCCGACGCGGGTGAACAGCGCATGATGATGCGCCAGGAGCTGGAGCAGGTGCGCGAGCGCATCAGCCAGCTGACCGCTCGCGCGCCGCACTGGCTGGCGGCGCAAGAGATCCTGACTCAGCTCAGCGAACAGACCGGACAGCCGCTGGAAAATAGCCAGCAGGTCACCGAATTCATGCAGCAGCTGCTGGAGCGCGAGCGCGAAACCACGGTTGAGCGCGACGAAGTGGCGGCGCGCAAACGTGAAACCGAACAGCAGATCGAACGCCTGAGCCAGCCTGGCGGCTCGGAAGATCCGCGCCTTAACGCGCTGGCCGAACGTTTCGGCGGCGTGCTGCTCTCTGAAATTTATGATGACGTCACCTTTGAAGACGCGCCTTACTTCTCGGCGCTCTACGGTCCGTCGCGCCACGCTATCGTGGTGCCCGATCTATCGCTGGTGCGCGAGCAGCTGGACGGGCTGGAAGATTGCCCGGAAGATCTCTACCTGATCGAGGGCGATCCGCAATCCTTCGACGACAGCGTGTTCAGCACCGAAGAGCTGGAAAGAGCGGTCGTGGTGAAAGTGGCGGAGCGCCAGTGGCGCTACTCCCGCTTCCCAAAAGTGCCGCTGTTCGGCCGCGCCGCGCGCGAGAAGCAGCTGGAGCTGCTGCATAACCAGCGCGAGCAGCTGGCGGAAACTTACGCCACGCTTTCATTCGACGTGCAGAAAACCCAGCGTCTGCATCAATCCTTCAGCCGCTTTATCGGCAGCCATCTGGCGGTGGCGTTTGAAGAAGATCCGGAAGCGCAAATTCGTCAGTTCAACGCGCGTCGCAGCGAAATCGAACGCGCGCTGAACGCCCATGAAAGCGAAAACCAGCAGCAGCGTCAGCAGTATGAGCAGGCGAAAGAGGGCGTGGCGCAGCTTAACCGCCTGCTGCCGCGCGTGAACCTGCTGCTTGACGAGACGCTGGCCGATCGCTGCGAAGAGCTGCGCGAGCTGTTAAGCGAGGCGCAGGAGGCGGCGCGCTTTATTCAGCAGCACGGCAATCACCTGTCGCGCCTTGAGCCATTGCTGAGTGTGCTGCAGAGCGATCCGCAGCAGCATGAGCAGCTGAAAGCGGATTATCAGCAGGCGCAGCAGGCGCAGCGCGAGGCGCGTCAACAGGCCTTCGCCATCACCGAAGTGGTGCAGCGTCGCGCCCATTTCGGCTACGCGGATTCGGCCGGTATGCTGACCGGCACCAGCGATCTCAACGAAAAACTGCGTCAGCGTCTGGAACATGCCGAGGCGGAGCGCGCGCGCGCGCGTGAGCAGCTGCGCGAACATCAGACGAAGCTGACCCAGTATTCGCAGGTGTTAGCCTCGCTGAAAAGCGCATACGACGCCAAGCGCGACATGCTCAAAGAGTTGCAGCAGGAGATGCTGGATATCGGCGTGCAGGCGGACGCCAGCGCCGAAGAGCGCGCGCGCATCCGTCGCGACGAGCTGCATAATGCGCTCAGCCATAACCGCTCGCGCCGCAATCAGCTGGAAAAACAGCTGACCTTCTGCGAAGCGGAAATGGATGGGCTGCAGAAAAAACTGCGTCGCCTGGAGCGCGATTACCATCTCAGCCGTGAACAGGTGGTCAGCGCCAAAGCGGGCTGGTGCGCGGTGATGCGAATGGTGAAAGATAACGGCGTCGAACGTCGTCTGCACCGACGTGAGCTGGCCTATCTCGGCGGCGATGAGCTGCGCTCGATGTCCGATAAAGCGCTGGGGGCGCTGCGTCTGGCGGTGGCCGATAATGAACATCTGCGTGACGTGCTGCGTCTTTCGGAAGATCCGAAGCGGCCGGAGCGCAAAATCCAGTTCTTTATCGCGGTTTACCAGCATCTGCGCGAGCGTATCCGCCAGGATATTATCCGTACCGACGATCCGGTAGAGGCGATTGAGCAGATGGAGATCGAGCTGAGCCGCCTGACCGAAGAGCTGACCGCGCGCGAAAAAATGCTGGCGATCAGCTCGCGCAGCGTCGCGAATATTATTCGCAAAACCATCCAGCGCGAGCAGAACCGTATCCGTCAACTGAACCAGGGGCTGCAAAGCGTCAGCTTCGGCCAGGTGCGCAGCGTGCGGCTGAATGTCAACGTGCGCGAAAGCCACGCCACGCTGCTGGATGTGCTGTCGGAACAGCATGAGCAGCATCAGGATCTGTTCAACAGCAATCGCCTGACCTTCTCGGAAGCGCTGGCGAAGCTGTGGCAGCGTCTGAATCCGCAGATTGATATGGGCCAGCGCACGGCGCAGACCATCGGCGAAGAGCTGCTGGATTACCGTAACTACCTGGAGATGGAAGTGGAGGTGAACCGCGGTTCGGACGGCTGGCTGCGTGCGGAGAGCGGGGCGCTCTCCACCGGTGAGGCGATTGGTACCGGTATGTCGATTCTGGTCATGGTGGTGCAGAGCTGGGAAGAAGAGGCACGCCGCCTGCGCGGTAAAGACATTAGCCCTTGCCGCCTGCTGTTCCTTGATGAAGCGGCACGTCTTGACGCCAAATCTATCGCCACGCTGTTTGAGCTGTGTGAGCGGCTGGAGATGCAGCTGATTATCGCTGCGCCGGAAAACATCAGTCCGGAGAAAGGCACCACCTACAAACTGGTCCGTAAAGTCTTTAATAATACGGAGCATGTGCATGTGGTCGGGCTGCGCGGCTTCTCTGCCGATCCGGTGCCGGGCGCCGGTCTGTCGCAGGCGGAGCAGGGCCAGCGTGAGGATGAAAAAACGCAGGTTTGATGTAGTAAAAATGTTGCGTCACGTTTAATCTAACCAACGGCATTTGCTCTCTGAGACAAATGCCGTTGTTCGTTTATATACCTATTATAATAATTAACAGTCTTGACGGTTTGTTCACCGTCGATAAAAACAGGCAGGGGGCAAGGATGTTGCTGGCAAAGAGTAACGCAGTAAAAAGAACAGCGCTGGCCTGGGCGGTCGCCATTAGCCTGCTACCGATGTTGACGGCTCAGGCGGCAATTATCACCGCCGTACCGGGCCATATCGCAGGCGGCGCGATGAGCGCTGCCGACGCGCAACAAAAAATGCTGGCCGCATTGCCGCAGGGCGTTAAGCCATTTTATACCGGCACGCTGGCCTCCATTTATGCTGCACGCCATATGCAGCCGATCTGGCAGGACAGAGAGGCGGTGCAGCAGTTTCAGCAGCAGCTGGCGGAAGTGGCGCTTTCCGGCGTGCAGCCGCAGTTTACCCAGTGGGTGCAGCAGTTAACGCATCCTGATATTAATGGCCTGGCGCGCGATGTGATCCTGTCGGACGCCATGCTCGGCTATCTGCAGTTTGTCTCCAGCGTGCCTAAACAGGGCGAAGAGTGGCTGTACAGCCGGGTGCCTTACAAAATGGCGCTGCCGGCAATGTCGGTAACCAATCAGTGGCTTTCCGCCGCCGATGCCGGGCATCTGGCGACTTTCGTGCATTCGCTGGCGCCGCAGCATCCGCAATACGCTCGCATGCATAAAGCGCTGAAAACGCTGCTGGCGGACAATCATCCCTGGCCACAGCTTAAAGACAAGCAGACGCTGCGTCCCGGCCAGGTTAGCGATGACGTGCCGGCGCTGAGAGAAATTCTGCAGCGCACCGGTATGTTCGCGCGCAGCGATACGCCTGCTCCCAACGATGATGCAACGCCGGCTGACGCCCGCGCCGTAAGTCAGAGCAGCCAGTCGGCAGCCGTTAGCCCATCGGCGGTAAATGTGGCCGACCTGCCTGCCGCGACGCCGGAAAACCCCGGTAACGTTGCGGCGTCCTCGCCGGCGGCCAATGGTGATAACGTCTACAGCCCTGAGCTGATCGAAGCGGTAAAACGTTTTCAACGCTGGCAGGGGCTGGAGCCGGACGGCTCCGTCGGCCCGCGCACGCGTGAGTGGCTAAACGTCTCGCCGCAGCTGCGCGCCGCGCTGCTGGCGTTAAACATCCAGCGCCTGCGTCTGCTGCCGGACGATATGCGCAACGGCATCATGGTGAATATTCCTAACTATTCGCTGGTTTACTATGCCGACGGCAATAAAATCCTCTCGTCGCGGGTGATTGTCGGACGTCCGGATCGTAAAACGCCGTTGATGCGCAGCGCGCTGAATAACGTGGTACTGAACCCGCCGTGGAATGTGCCGACGACGCTGGTGCGCCAGGATATTATTCCCAAGGTGAAGCGTGACCCCAGCTATCTTTATAAGCATGGCTATACGCTGCTATCGGGCTGGAGCAATGACGCGGAGGTGATCGACCCCAGCATGATTGACTGGAGTATGGTGTCGGCATCCAACTTCCCGTATCGGCTGCGCCAGGCACCGGGCGCCACTAACTCGCTGGGCCGCTTTAAATTTAATATGCCCAGTTCAGACGCCATCTATCTGCACGATACGCCGAATCATGGCCTGTTCCAGAAGGATATTCGCGCGCTAAGTTCAGGCTGCGTGCGGGTAAACAAAGCCTCGGAGCTGGCTAATCTACTGCTGCAGGACGCCGGCTGGAATGATGTGCGCATCTCCAGCAGTCTGAAGCAGGGTGATACGCGCTATGTGCCTATTCGTCATCGCATTCCGGTCAACCTGTTCTACCTCACCGCCTGGGTTACTGATGACGGCGAGACACAGTTCCGAACAGATATTTACAATTACGATACCACCGCTCAGTCGGGGACGCGCATTCTGGCGCAGGCGGGCCAGCTGTTGCTTTAATGGTTGATTTTTTGTTCTTTTATCCGGCCCGCCTGCCCGATCAGGCGGCCGGCTCTTCACTCCCTTTTCCGTTTATCTTCACATTCCTGCCATTCGGTAGCTTGACGTTAACAAAAGTGGCGGTTATGGTGCGGGCTTGTGTACTTTTTGCACGCTTCGCTTTCTTTTTGTAGGTAAACGCATTTTATGGCTAATATTGATTCCCAACGTCGTAAGCTGCTGGTTCTTGGTGGTGCGGCAGCAGGGCTTGCGCTGCTTCCTGGCTCAGCTCTTGCCTCAGTTTCGACCTCTCGCCCCCGCATCCTGATGCTTAACAACCTTCAT
This DNA window, taken from Mixta gaviniae, encodes the following:
- the mukB gene encoding chromosome partition protein MukB, whose protein sequence is MIERGKFRSLTLINWNGFFARTFELDNLVTTLSGGNGAGKSTTMAAFITAMIPDLTLLHFRNTTEAGSTSGSRDKGLHGKLRPGVCYSVLDVVNSRHQRVIVGVRLQQVAGRDKKVDIRPFSIHGLPSAQHPTEVLTETVGTRQARVLPLNELKDRVEAMEGVQFKQYNSIIDYHSLMFELGIVARRLRSASDRSKFYRLIEASLYGGISSAITRSLRDYLLPENSGVRKAFQDMEAALRENRMTLEAIRVTQSDRDLFKHLISEATNYVASDYMRHANERRIHLDGALVLRNDLFASRKQLAAEQYRHVEMARELAEHSAAESDLETDYQAASDHLNLVQTAVRQQEKIERYEADLDELTYRLEEQNEVVAEAREVQDEREARREAAELEVDELKSQLADYQQALDVQQTRAIQYQQALGALKRAQEICRLPELNIDNAEEWQETFQAREQEATETLLQLEQKMSVAEAAHGQFEQAFELVCKIAGPVSRSEAWQTGRELLRDAANQRHQAEQLASLRMRLSEMEQRLREQYEAERLLNEFCKRQGQQYEAHELEALQQELEARIEQLGQSVADAGEQRMMMRQELEQVRERISQLTARAPHWLAAQEILTQLSEQTGQPLENSQQVTEFMQQLLERERETTVERDEVAARKRETEQQIERLSQPGGSEDPRLNALAERFGGVLLSEIYDDVTFEDAPYFSALYGPSRHAIVVPDLSLVREQLDGLEDCPEDLYLIEGDPQSFDDSVFSTEELERAVVVKVAERQWRYSRFPKVPLFGRAAREKQLELLHNQREQLAETYATLSFDVQKTQRLHQSFSRFIGSHLAVAFEEDPEAQIRQFNARRSEIERALNAHESENQQQRQQYEQAKEGVAQLNRLLPRVNLLLDETLADRCEELRELLSEAQEAARFIQQHGNHLSRLEPLLSVLQSDPQQHEQLKADYQQAQQAQREARQQAFAITEVVQRRAHFGYADSAGMLTGTSDLNEKLRQRLEHAEAERARAREQLREHQTKLTQYSQVLASLKSAYDAKRDMLKELQQEMLDIGVQADASAEERARIRRDELHNALSHNRSRRNQLEKQLTFCEAEMDGLQKKLRRLERDYHLSREQVVSAKAGWCAVMRMVKDNGVERRLHRRELAYLGGDELRSMSDKALGALRLAVADNEHLRDVLRLSEDPKRPERKIQFFIAVYQHLRERIRQDIIRTDDPVEAIEQMEIELSRLTEELTAREKMLAISSRSVANIIRKTIQREQNRIRQLNQGLQSVSFGQVRSVRLNVNVRESHATLLDVLSEQHEQHQDLFNSNRLTFSEALAKLWQRLNPQIDMGQRTAQTIGEELLDYRNYLEMEVEVNRGSDGWLRAESGALSTGEAIGTGMSILVMVVQSWEEEARRLRGKDISPCRLLFLDEAARLDAKSIATLFELCERLEMQLIIAAPENISPEKGTTYKLVRKVFNNTEHVHVVGLRGFSADPVPGAGLSQAEQGQREDEKTQV
- the ldtD gene encoding L,D-transpeptidase — encoded protein: MLLAKSNAVKRTALAWAVAISLLPMLTAQAAIITAVPGHIAGGAMSAADAQQKMLAALPQGVKPFYTGTLASIYAARHMQPIWQDREAVQQFQQQLAEVALSGVQPQFTQWVQQLTHPDINGLARDVILSDAMLGYLQFVSSVPKQGEEWLYSRVPYKMALPAMSVTNQWLSAADAGHLATFVHSLAPQHPQYARMHKALKTLLADNHPWPQLKDKQTLRPGQVSDDVPALREILQRTGMFARSDTPAPNDDATPADARAVSQSSQSAAVSPSAVNVADLPAATPENPGNVAASSPAANGDNVYSPELIEAVKRFQRWQGLEPDGSVGPRTREWLNVSPQLRAALLALNIQRLRLLPDDMRNGIMVNIPNYSLVYYADGNKILSSRVIVGRPDRKTPLMRSALNNVVLNPPWNVPTTLVRQDIIPKVKRDPSYLYKHGYTLLSGWSNDAEVIDPSMIDWSMVSASNFPYRLRQAPGATNSLGRFKFNMPSSDAIYLHDTPNHGLFQKDIRALSSGCVRVNKASELANLLLQDAGWNDVRISSSLKQGDTRYVPIRHRIPVNLFYLTAWVTDDGETQFRTDIYNYDTTAQSGTRILAQAGQLLL